ATCTCCAAGTCTTGATCTCTCTTAAACTCTAGTTTGGAATTCCTACTGTTTACTGGATATTGTGCATTTGTATTTGGATGTTGGTCATCTCCTGAAGCACCCAGTATCACCTCTTCACTGACTCAGCTGCCCAtcctaacttttctttttcttttactggtAGCATCATTCTTCtagtaaaaatgaataatttcaaaaGATTTAGACCAGGGGTTCTGCATCCTTTTTCGTCTGTGCAATATGGTCAAGCTTATGGACTTCTCAGATAAAtctgtttaaatgcataaaaaatacataagattatagaGGAAACCATTtgtattgaaatatggttatcaaaatattttaaaattttaattaattatttttggttttccacattcatttccagaagattttgagttccaaattttctccccatctcaaaatatttttaaaattaagttcatGGACACTAGGACAAGAATCCCTAATTTAGAGATAGAACGGATGTCATAGAGGCCATCTGGCCTAATTCTTTCATCCTACCGAAGTGTGTACTAGATCCTGAGAGATTAAAGGACTTGGCGAGACTGTGTGCTGtcggtcagaagacctggatttgaatatgGGCTTTGATACCCTCTATCCatgtgtgactctaggccagaTTCCCTGAACCTCAGTTGCCACATCTGTAATATTAGGGTTAATAATACTTGCATCACCTATTCTTGGATTATtgttgaaaaaatgttttataaatttaaagcactaagtaaatgtgagctattatcacacagtcacataggtagtaaatagcagagaaaGGATTAAAATGTGGGTTCTTTAGACCCAAAATTTGGTGTTCTTTTCTTTACACATTACATGGTCGCCTCTCTGAAAATGAGTCATATTTGATTCTTTTCTCTCACTTGCCCTATGTCTAACCCATTTCATTCCAACGAACATTTTAAATGTTCTTATTGTGTGGCCAGCAAGTGCTAGGATGCAGAGGTTacgaagacaaagatgaaaactgCCCTTACCCTCattgagcttacagtctattggaGGGATTCAAAAACAtaagtatataaatgttaattttagGAGAAAAGAGTGAGTACAATCAAAATGCTAGAGATCTTTTTCCTTAGTAATGTCTGCCTTTTAATTTCTACTGCAAGTGCCAAAAAGGTCCTAAAATACCTCATGCATGAGGTAATGCATACTCCTTCCTATTAGGTGGTTCCAAAATGTCttgtatgtatttcattttaatttacatttttaaggaatattttttctttttaatttaatttttaaaatttattttaaaaagttatcaggtatctatttttttctccctgactcCCCTTCCATCCACCAACTGAGAAAAGCAATAAGACTcctaacaaataagcatagtcaagtagGACAAATTTCCATGCTGGTGACATccaaaatgtatatctcattctacATATTAAtctattacctctctgtcaaGGGTTGGGTAGCATTCTTCGTCATCAGTCCTCTAAAGTTATGTTTGATCATGGTGCTaattagagttcttaaatcttacaaaaattgttcatttttacattgGGGTTATTATAGTATAAAATGTTTTCTAgttcagctcatttcactctgcttcatctcttcattttttacagtccaataatattgcattacacTCATATCATATGCCATGATTTGTTGTTGGACACTCCATTAgtatccagttctttgctgttacAAAAAGAACTGCCAACTTTTGTATAcagaaaatattttcctctttctttgatctctttgaggtgaTAGACTAAGCGTAATAtagatgggtcaaagggtatatacttTTTAGTAGCTTTTGAGAATAATTCTAAAATGTTTCCCAAATGACCAAACCAATTCACAGCAATGTGCCTGTTTTTCTGCTTgctaacattttcctttcttgtcaacccttccaatctgatgggtgggaggtggaatctcagaattgctttaatttgcattttttagaaaaatattagtgatttgcagcattttttcaaatggttataaataacttggatttctttccTGATGcatatgttctttttaaaaaatataattttatttatttcattaaatatttcccaatcatatataaaatttttaacattcatttttaaaattttgagttccaaatttttgcctccctcctacccctcctctattctttgagaagaaaatatgcttatgttctaaaacaacaaaaaagcccaAATTCCTCAGCATTGCCTCCCAGCCTAGTTTTCCAGCCTTATCTTCCACCATTTCTTTGTGGGAAATTACTGCAGCCAAACTTGCTTACTCCCTCCCCTCTGGACACATCTCTCAACATTATCTAACCTTGGAGTCTTTGTTAATGTTTTCTTCttgactggatttttttttttaaagactaaccaaaaaatcagaaacaaatcaattaacctttttttttcacttatggagattcaattcaacaaacattcgcTAAATCTAttgtgttcaaggcactgtgctaaatactagggagtaaagtgacaaaaatgacaaaagctgCACACAAAAGCTTCTATTCTACTAGAAAAAATGATTCTACACTAGTATTTTCTTAAGTTAGGTATTGTAGACAAAAATATACTTTTGAGAAATGTTTCAAAAAGTTCAAGCAAATATGTCATGGCttaggatagggactggacctctgatttcattgatgtagggaatgTCCAGTAAAGAATTTCCTCTACAATTTGAGACTGGCACATTTTCTACAGTCTGTAGCCTCAGAGAATTGTTACCTAAACCACTGAGATGTTTTGTCCAGAGAAACAGGAAGTTTgtgtcagagctaggatctgaacctaggtaGTCCTTATTCTGAGACTAGCTCTCTACCGATTTAGCTACaatgatttaaatttatttaaaggacagtcacttttttattattattgcttttctgATATACTAACGATAGAGTTTTTTATGCCcaccatttttttgttttattttttttttagcagctctttCCAGGAATGCTTTCAGAAGCATATCTCCTTGGAATTGCCTACTGGTCTGACAACCACCTCACTTGTCCTCCTAGCGATGAACAGGTTGCTGAGGAAAAGGCAATGGAGATGAACTCTAACATTAGTATCCCCTGTTCATCTGCAGATGAAGCACAAGACACAAGTCTTCGTTGGAGATGCAAGCCTCCTGGAAGTTTTATTTCTTCAATCAGTTCAAGAGAGAACCAACCTAGCAGGAAACAAAAAGTGACAGTGCTGGAATCAAGTCACAGTCCTCTCCTTGAATGGCAAACTTCTGCTGGGGTTGAAGACTGTGGAGACCCCAATGTGGGCAGAGAAACCTATTTGGTTCCTCCTTCCTGTAAAAGTATTTGCAAGAATTATAATGATTTACACATTGCTGGGGGCCAAGTCATGGCCATCAACTTAGCTGCCACAGATTCTACCTTGGAGAGCAGCTTTGAATTTGGCCCACTATTGAAATCTTCAGAAATTCCTTTGCCTATGGAGGAATCTATTTCAACTCAATTGAGTGATTTGCCTTGTAAACCCCTTCAAAGACACTCATCTTACTGGAGAATAACCAGCATCAAGGACAAAAGTATTATGCCGCTTCAGAAGCCTCTTTCCAATGCCATGCTGAATGAATATTTGGAGCAGAAGGTAATGGAGTTGTATAAACAGTATTTCATGGACACTGTATTTCATGACAATTCTCCTATTCAGATTCTGGGCTCAGAGCTCATGACAAGTGTGGATCAAATCAGCCTACAGATATCTCGGGAGAAAAACTTGGAGGCCGTGAAGGCCAAGGATATGGTTATTAACTGCCTCTTACGACTAGTCTCCACTGAAATCAGCACTCCTAGTCTGCATATTTCCCAATACAGCAATGTGAGTTCATGAAAAAGATATCTTGATTCCTCTTACAGTCAAACTCAAAGCTgtattctatttaatttttttttctgaaggaagaaaacaggcaGTAGGAGTGTAAGGTTCAAATCATGGAGTGGTTCCATATAATGTGTCTCAAAAATgtggaatgaaggacaaaaaggaTGACAGTGAAATGAAGAAAGAACACCAGGAAGGTATAATGAGCTATTGTGAGGAACAAGTGCAACACacaaacaatataaaaacaataaaagagaaagtaaaggTCAAACTTTCTACtatttcaagagaaagaaaataatggtCCAAAGAAAACAAACGAAAAAAATAAGCGTTCTCCATTTCCAAGTTAAAGGATCATCTGTGGATTATTTTATGTTGCCTAAGAATATTTTCTGGTGGGAAGCGGGGTAAGAGAGGGCATTGAGGAGCATAGAAAAGTATAGAAAACTGCTAGTAAGGGAGTAGGTTAACACTGTATTTATGGCAAAGAAAAACccggagaaaaaaagaaaaggaaaaagaaagaaaagaaaagaaaaaaaaaagcactcctGGGCAGGTTCAAATTTTCCAAATTATTAGAATAggtatatttatatttgtgcttgtgtgttttttctttactttatcaGGAAATCGCTTAAAGGACCAGTCATCTAGAACATATTTTTTAGATGAAAGGaaatttctgtgttttttttctctatatggATAATTACTTAGGCACAAGTATGTGAGTGTCATGTTCCCACATCTACAAGtctctaaaaaaaaagataatcaaaaAGTGAAAGAAACTGTGACAATCTGAAATGTCAACTTGACTTGGATAGGCAGATTTGGGGCTAAAATAGTACCCAGAAGTCATCTAAGCTATTTCTCTAATTTcagagatgaggtaactgaggcctggagaggttcagagacttggctaaggtcactcACACACAGTGGCAGCATTTGGATTCAAACCCTGACCCTTTGACTTCAGATCCTATATTCTTTCCATGTACCAATAACTgattctatttctcatttttgtaCCCCTGAAAGCCTCcagtgcatgtgcgtgtgcacacgcacacacacacgagcCAAGAATAGATCTGCCAAACTACTCTTCTTTGTAAAGTTCTAAAATGAAGTGATATCCCAGCTGGTGTCAGCCTTACCCTGTAATATGTaattgctaatttttttaaacaaacatacAATTTTGTATAATGACAACGATGCTTTGAATTGAAATCTATGTCTGAGATATTAAATATGGAGTATCTGTAACTTTTCCATGTGCAACAATATTGACTTTGTGTATTTTAATAACAGTTTCAGAACTTTTAGTGACACCGTATGCTCGAAAATCATGTGAGAAGCATTTGTTTTACACACACAACTCTCCTTTTGAGGAGAGCTTTGCAAGAGCTGTGGTTTATTTTATAGTGTACCAGAAAACAGTCAGTGTAGTTAAGGATGTTGAGGGATCAGACCTCCTAGcgagaaatatttataaagctatttgaaaaaaatctaaagcATGATTGTCAAGTCACCTGACAGCTACATAAAACAAATTGTAATGTTGAACAAAATTCACTTAAAATTGCACTTCCCTAGTGGGAGCCACAGAGTTGGGTCTGGTGACCCTGCAACAGTAATGTCAAATAGTCTTGTCTTAAGTTCAGGGGAGTACATATCAAGGCTACTTCAAGAAAGTGAAGAGAAACCTATAAAAGATACTCGGGCATCTATATGATATTCCTGGCTCCCTGGTTGATCCAAGGCAACCTGGCTCAAATTCTGAACTATCATTAGGAAGTCATGTTCATCTCAGGGACTTCTGGGGCAAGTAACTTAAGAAGAAAGCTGTAACTCTCACATCTGTAAGAATTCTATGGCTAACGCTGAGTTGTATGTAGGTGACTGAGGACatcaaggaaggagaaaattgctTGGACAGTCCCTGATGCCTCTGCCACTGCCTCAGGGATGACTTAGAAGAGTGGGGGTAAACATTGTAAATAAAGGACTACAGaaccaaaagggaaaagacattAAAATCCATAGCAAATGAGGAATCTCCTAATGGACCAAGGGTATTTGGTGATAACTCCCCTAGTATTCTAGCCACTCCAAGGGGTCACCAAAGTGAGAGTCATACGGCTATAA
This Trichosurus vulpecula isolate mTriVul1 chromosome 2, mTriVul1.pri, whole genome shotgun sequence DNA region includes the following protein-coding sequences:
- the TASL gene encoding TLR adapter interacting with SLC15A4 on the lysosome; translation: MLSEAYLLGIAYWSDNHLTCPPSDEQVAEEKAMEMNSNISIPCSSADEAQDTSLRWRCKPPGSFISSISSRENQPSRKQKVTVLESSHSPLLEWQTSAGVEDCGDPNVGRETYLVPPSCKSICKNYNDLHIAGGQVMAINLAATDSTLESSFEFGPLLKSSEIPLPMEESISTQLSDLPCKPLQRHSSYWRITSIKDKSIMPLQKPLSNAMLNEYLEQKVMELYKQYFMDTVFHDNSPIQILGSELMTSVDQISLQISREKNLEAVKAKDMVINCLLRLVSTEISTPSLHISQYSNVSS